The genomic interval CAGCGTTATGGGGTGATGTTCCATGGCGTGGGGCTGTGCGACGAGTACCCCTGCATTCGTTACCCGGAAGACTTCGACGCCTACGGTTACGAAGGGGAACTGCAGCCTGGCATGGCGCTGTGCGTAGAGGCCTATGTGGGGGAGGTAGGAGGGCGGGACGGGATAAAACTGGAGAACCAGCTGTTGGTGACGGAGACGGGGTATGAAGTGCTGACCCATTACCCATTCGAAGGCAGTTTTCTCGCCGAGTGACTGAAGCGGCCCGGGCCCGCTTGGCGGTCCCGGGTCGTTGCAGCGTAGGGGTTATCCGTTCAGCTCGGCGTCGGCCAGGGGTTGTGCCTGCTTGCTCGCGGACTTCTTCTCCTGCACCACGATGTAGAACTCCTCGCCGTGTTTCACCGCGCCATACAGCACGGCCTTTTCGATCAGCTCAGTGCCACGCAAGTGGCGCAGCATCATCGGGTCCTTGCGCAGGTCGCGGTACAGCGCCAGGCACAGCAGCACCATCACTACGACAAAGGGTAGCGCCACCACGATGGTCAGGTTCTGCAGCCCGGTAAGCGCTTCGCCGGGGTCGCGTGGGTCGCCGATCGCCAGCATGATCGCCGCCACCGTGCCGGTCAGCGCCCCCCAGAAGATCACGGTGCGCCGTGATGGCGTGGTGGTGCCGTGCTCCGACAGGGTACCCATGACCAGAGACGCGGCATCGGCACCGGAGACGAAGAAGATACCCACCAGGATCATCACCAGCACCGAGGTCACCGAGGCCAGCGGGTAGCTGTCCAGCAACTGATAAAGGGCATGGTTGCTGTTCACGGCGCCATTGACCAGTGCGAAGCTGCCTTCGCGCAGGGCGTCGATGGCGGCACCGCCGAAGATGGTGAACCACACCAGGCTGACCAGGCTCGGTACCAGCAGCACGCCGGTGACGAATTGGCGGATGGTGCGGCCGCGGCTGATGCGGGCAATGAACATGCCGACGAAAGGCGTCCAGGAGATCCACCAGGCCCAGTAGAACACCGTCCAGCCGGCCAGCCAGCTGTCCATCTGCTCACCGCCGCTGGCGTTGGTGCGGGCCATCATCTCTGGCAGCATCTTGATGTAGATGCCGATGGAGGTGGGCAGCAGGTTGAGCATCAACAGCGTCGGGCCAACCAGGAACACAAACACTGCCAGCACCAGCGCCAGCACCATGTTGGTGTTGGACAGCCACTGGATGCCTTTGCCGATGCCAGAGACCGCAGAGGTGACGAAGGCGATGGTCAGCAGGGTGATGATCGAGATGTAGAACAGCTTGCCGGGGCTCTCGATCCAACCGTTGTACTCCAGGCCACCGGCGATCTGCAGGGCGCCAAGGCCGAGCGAGGCGGCAGAGCCGAACAAGGTGGCGAAAATCGCCATCATGTCGATCACACGGCCAATTGGGCCGTTGGCGTGTTTACCGATCAGGGGCCGGAAGGCGGTGGAAATCAGCTGCGAGCGGCCGCGTCGGAAGGTGCCGTAAGCGATCACCAGGCCAACGATGGCATACATGGCCCAGGGGTGCAGGGTCCAGTGGAACAGGGTGGTGGCCATGGCCACCTGCATGGCTTCGCTCGATTGCCCGGTGGTCGACCCGGGAGGCGGTGACACGTAATGCGACAAGGGTTCGGCAACGCCGAAGAACATCAGGCCGATGCCCATACCGGCGCTGAACATCATGGCCACCCAGGAAACCGTGCGGAACTCTGGCGCTTCGCCATCACGCCCTAGCGGAATTCTGCCGTAGCGGCTGGCGGCCAGCCACAGCACGAAGATGACGAACACGGTCGAAGTAAGTACGAAAAACCAGCCAAAGTTGAGAATGACCCAGGATTGTGCCGAGGACGCGCTGGCGGCCAGGCTGGCCTGGCTGATGAAGCCCCAGATGACGAAGCCGATGGCCAGGATGCTGGTGATGCCAAAGACGATCCAGTCGATCTTGCCCTCGAGGTGCCGGTCCTGGCGCGCTTCTGCAGTCTTCGAGGGGTCCGTCACGCCAAGGTCGAGCGTTTCGGTAATGTGTTCCTTTGCCATGAATGGTGTTGCCCCTTTGTGGCTTACCTGCGCGTGCAGGCTTGTTGTTGTGGGCTGCCGGGGTCGATGACGGTCTCGGCGGGGGAGTCTTGCCGGGCCGATTATCCTGTGCGAGTCACAGCGCTTCCTGTCCCGAATGCGCCGTGGGGCATCCATTGAACGACCTGTTTAATACTTTTAGTTCCGGGGGCGATGGCCCTATTTGTCCCGCGTTCTGGTACCCTGATGGGCATTACCCTGGCCCGCACTCCCGAGCACCGTAGAAGCGGCGCTGCCTGCGAGCCTGGCCTTATCAGGAAACGGAGATTCGTCAATGGCCACTGACCGTGTGAGCCTGATTCATTTCGATAAATTGAGCATGAGCCCTGCCGCTGCCCAACGGTTCCAGACTGCCCTCGATGCCCTGGAAACACTCAAGCTGCAGGACCGGTACGTGTACCTCGTTGCTCCTTATCTGGGTGATATCGCCGACGCCTCTGACCGTGAGCAACTGAAAACTGCCGAGGCACAGTGCGTTCGTGTGGTGGAGGAACTGTTGGCCGCCAAGTCGATTACCAAGGCCAAGTCCGAAGAGCTTCGCAAAGTCTTTGAAGAAGCCGCCGAACGTGTGCGCGCTGAAATGCCGGCCTGATGTTGGTCTTGAGCGTGTAATGGCCAAAGACATCGACAACCCCTGCGTCTCGCTTTGCCAGCTCAACAGCGAGCTGTGCGTAAGCTGTGGCCGCACCCGTGAAGAAATCCGCAAGTGGCGCGGCATGAAGCGCCCTGAGAAAATGGCCACCGTGCAGCGCGCGGCCACGCGGATGAAGGCCATCGTCAAGAAGAACGCGAAACGGCAGAATACCGACTGACCGTTGTCTGCTGCCTCAACACTCAACTCCCTGAACGTTAAATCGAGCCTGGAAAATGGATTCTCACTCGCTTCTCGCCTTTACCCTGGTCGCTGCAATCGCCATCGCCAGCCCTGGCCCCGCAACGCTGATGGCGATCAACAACAGCCTGGCCCACGGGCAGCGCAGCGCTGTCTGGTCCTCGCTGGGCAATGGTTCGGGACTGTTCTGCCTGTCGGCAGCGGCCATGCTCGGGCTGGGCGCCTTGTTGGCCAGCTCTGAAGTCCTTTTCAATGCGGTCAAGATCATCGGTGCCGCGTACCTGTTCTACCTCGGCGCACGGCAGTTGTTGAAGAAAGGCCCGATGCTGGAGTCGGGGGCGGAGGCAGGGGTGGCCAAGCAACGCCCGACGCCGATGAAACTGTACAAATCGGCGTTCCTGACGGCGGTGACCAACCCCAAGGCGACCATGTTCTTCACGGCGCTGTTCCCGCAGTTCATCGATCAGGGTGCAGCGTTGCTGCCGCAGTTCCTGATCCTGACCGGGATCTTTGTCGCCTTGTCGCTCGTTTCGCTGACCCTGTACGCCGCGCTGGCCTCGCGTGCCAAGGGCGTGTTGACCCGGCCCAGCCTTTCGCGCTGGGTGAGCCGGGTGGTGGGGACGACCTTCATTGGCTTCGGTGCGGCCATTTTGACCATGCGTCGTCAGGCCGCGTAAAGGTTAACCGCAGGGCCCTCAAACCCGTGTATGCATTTGCAGCAGGCATCCTGAGTCCGGTGCATTGCCCAACGCTTCGAGCTTCAGGGCCTGCCGCGCACTGGTGATGAACAAGGTAGCGCCTGCTTCCCCGCCAAAGCACAGGTCTGTAGGGCACGGCACCGGCAGGCCGATCATGCGGTCCAGATTACCGTCGGCATCGAAGCGTGCCACGCTCCAACCGTCCAGTTGGGTGGTCCACACCCCACCTTCACTGTCCAGCGCCAAACCGCCAAGCCGGCCACCCCCCAGTGGCAGCGAGGCGAGCCTGCGCACGCTGCTGCTGCCCGGCTGCAGCAGCAGGATGTCACCGGCTTCCGGGGCCAGTGCATATACTGCTGAGCCCTTGGCGTCCCAGCGGAAAGCACTGACTTGCTCCGGTAACGACCAGCCATGGCGCAACTCGCCCTCAGCACTCAGTTCGCCGATCAGGCAACCACTGGCAGTCTTCGCGCACGCCCACAAGGCCCCCGAAGGGTGCGTGGCCAACGCCAGCAGACGGCTGCCGAGCAGGTCCTGACGCGGGTGCTCATGGCCTTCCCAGTCGACCAACGACCACCCGCCAGCCTGGGCCACCAGCAGCCCGTCGGGGTGCAGCTCCATGCCGCGTACCGGCAGGTCAAGGCGCGTCAGCTGGCGGCTGGTGTGCCCGTCCCAGCAGTGGATCGCCGGTGCCAGGGTGTCGGCCCAGTACAAGCGCTTCTGGCCCGCATGCCAGCGCGGAAACGCGCCATGGAATGCCCAAGGCCCGGGTACCACGCTGAGTTCGCCCGCGGCTTGCGGTGCGCTGTCGGGGCGCAATTGCTCGCCTACCCGGCGTGCGGCCTCGGCCAGTTCAGGGCCGAGCAGCGTCAGGCGTTCCAGGGTCAGCCGGTAGGCTGGCCCTGCGACACTCAGGGCGCCACGCACCTGGCCTTGCTTGTCGACGATCGGTGCGGCGACGCAGCGCACACCCAGGCGGATTTCCTCGTCGTCCAGGGCGTAGCCGCGGGTCTGGGTGATCTGCAGCTCAGCCAGCAGCCGACGGCGGTCAGTGATGGTCAGAGGGGTCAACGGTGCCAAAACCAGCCCCTTGAGAATTTCATCGCGAGCGGCTGCAGGGAGCGCCGACAAAATCGCCTTGCCTTGCCCCGTGCAGTACACCGGCTTGCCTTGGCCGAGGCTGGCCGCCGAGCGTTGGGTATGCGCGCCCTCGCAGCGCTCCAGCGATAACACCTGGTTGCCATCGAGCACCGCCAGGTACGAGGTCTCCCCGGTTAGGTCGCGCAGCGCGCGCAGCTCTTCGCTGGCCGCCGCCACCAGGTCAGGTTCCAGGTAGGCGTTACGGACCATCTCCAGGTACTTGAAGCCCAGGCGATAGACCTTGCGGGTCGGGTCGCGGCGGATCATGCCGCGCTCCACCAAGGTGGCGATGATGCGGTACAGCGTGGTGCGCGGCAGCGGTACTTGCTCGGCCAGTGCAGCCTGGCTGATGCCCGAAGCGGTAGCGCCAATGGCCTGCAACACATCCAGGGCTTTTTCCAGTGCTGCGGTGCCTTCACCCGTTTTCATTGTTTTCCCACCCTTTGGAACTCGGTTGCCAAGGGGCACAGTCTGCCTCTTTTCAGCGGGATTTTCCGCCATAGAATCAGCCTCAGCAGGGCTTGAAGCGATTATGTGTCCCACATTGTGGGATTTCGCCTGGGCCGATCATCGGATGAACCCGCGAGGAGAACCTACAACAATGTCCGTCATCCATAACTACGCCGATGCCCACGAGAGTGTCTCTGCCAAACAGGTCGAGGTGAGCGACGAAGTGCTTGCCAAGCTCGCCACGTGCAGCAGCGGCTCGCTGACCACTCAACTGTTCAAGCGTGGCTTCCGCCAGCCGGCGCTGGTTGGCTTGCGTGCCATGACCCGTGATGTAAAACCGTTCGCCGGGCGTGCCTTCACCATGCGCTTCATCCCGGCCCGTGAAGACATCGACACCTATTCGACCATGACCACCAAGCCCAATGACGACAACCTGCAATGGGTGGGTGTGGAGCAGATTCAACCGGGTGACGTGCTGGTCATCGACAGCCGCAACGACCCGGCTGCCGCCTCGGCCGGCAATATTCTGGTAACCCGCCTGCTGGCCCGGGGGGCCAAGGCCATCGTCACCGATGGCGCCCTGCGCGATGGCAGCGAGATCGCTGCCATGAACCTGCCGGCCTATGCCCGGGAAATTACCGCCACCACGCGTATCTCCTACCACCACGTGGCCGACCTTCAGGTCCCAATCGGTTGTGCCGGCGTGGCCGTGTACCCCGGCGACATCATCGTCGGTGATGCCGATGGCCTGACCGTGGTGCCTGCGCACCTGGCCGAGGAAATGGCCGAGGTGTGCAGCGTGCAAGACGACATCGAGCACTACCTGGCCATGCGCATCGCGGCCGGCGAAGCGCTGTGGGGCGTGTACCCGCCGAGCCCGGCGTCGGTCTCCGACTACCATGCCTGGGTTGCCGCTGGCCGCCCGGCGATCCCGTCGATCATCACCCAGCAGGGGGCCTGAACCATGGCCGAGCACAAGCATGCGCAACTGATCCGCCGTTATTTCGCTGCCTGCAACGCAGGTGATTACGACCAACTGGTGTCCTGCTTCACGCCTGACGCGGTGCACTACTTTCCGGCGGGCTTGCCAGAAATCCCTTGGCGCAGCGCAGACACCATCGCCCGCAAATGGGTGTGGTGCGTTGAGCAGCTGGGCTCGCAGTGGACCATCGAAAAGATCCTGGTCAGCCATGACAGCGACGAAGCGGTGATCGAGTGGACCCACTGGAAGCGCAAGCTTGGCACTGCGGTGCGTGGGGACGAGTGGTACCTGTTCGATGAGCAGACCGGGTTGATCAAGGAAATCCGCGCCTATTACGCCTCGCCAGCGCAGCAGGACGTGGAAATCAACGAACTGGTCGATTTCGACTACGTCGGCCGTGGCTATCACCTGGAGCCGAAGGCTCGTTGAGCACGGTGGCTGCACTGAACGATTCAGGAGTAAAGCAATGACCTCTCATCAAGACCCCAACCTGGCCGCCATCGACGCCATCGTGGCCAAATCTGCTGCCGCTGCGCACGTTTGGGCTGACGCCAGCGCCAGCCAGCGCGCCACGTTGCTGCGCGGCCTGGCCGATGCGCTGGAGCAGCACCAGCCGGACCTGGTCGCTATCGCCGACCGTGAGAGCGGGCTGGGCGAGGCACGCCTCAACGGTGAAGTCGCCCGTACCGCGTTTCAGCTGCGCGGCTTTGCCACTGAAGTAGAAGCCGGCGTGCCTTACCGCCGAGTCGACGATGCCGCAGTGGCGGGGGCTCCTCCCGCTGGCCGCCCACGGCTGTCACGTATCCAGCGGCCACTGGGCCCGGTGGCGATGTTTTCAGCCAGCAACTTCCCGTTCGCCTTCTCGGTGCTCGGTGGGGACACCGCCTCGGCGCTGGCTGCCGGCTGCCCGGTGGTGGTCAAGCCGCACGCCGGCCACCCTGAGCTGTCTCGCGCCGTATTCACCTTGGCGGCGGCCGTGGTGCGTGCCCAGGGCTTGCCGGAAGGCCTGCTGACCTTGGCCGAAGCCCCCAATCGCGCCGCGGGTACCTACCTGGTGCAGCACCCCTCGATTGCCGCAGTGGCGTTCACCGGGTCCTACCAAGGCGGCAAAGCCTTGTGGCAGGCGGCCAATGCCCGTGCCCGCCCGGTGCCGTTCTTCGGTGAGCTGGGGTCGATCAACCCGTTGGTGGCGCTGCCATCCGCCCTGCAGCACGACAGCGAAGGCCTGGCCAAGACCCTGGCCGCCTCCATCACCCTTGGCTGCGGCCAGTTCTGCACAAGCCCCGGCGTGATCGTGCTGCTGGATTCGCCGCTCAGCCAGCGCTTCATCGCTCAATTGGCCGAAGCCATTGCGCCAATCCGCACGCACCGTATGCTCACCCCCGGCATGCAGCAAGGCTTTGAGGCCGCTGCCGCCAGCGTGGCCGAGCTTGCCCGGCCGTTGTTCGCGCAGCAGCCCGAGGGTGCCGGCCCCGCGCCGCGGCTGTTTGCCACCGACGCGGCCGCTTTCATTGCCGATGCGCACTTGCGTGAAGAGATGTTCGGCCCGGCCGCGTTGGTCGTCACCGCGCAGTCGATCAGCCAGGTCGCCGACGTGCTGGATGCGGTGGGCGGTACCCTGACCACCACGCTGTGGGGCCTGGACGCCGACAGCGAGGACAACCGCCGGTTGTTGCGTGCTGCGCAGCGGGTATCCGGGCGGGTATTGTTCGCCGGCGTGCCCACCGGTGTTGCCGTGTGCCATGCCCAGCAGCATGGCGGGCCATGGCCGGCCTCCACTGCACCACAGACCACCTCGGTGGGTTTTGCGGCCATCGAGCGGTTCTTGCGCCCGGTCGCCTTGCAGGACGCACCGGCCTGGGTGCTGGGGTGAGGAGGGCAGGGCGATGATGCGACATATCGTGTTGTTCCGCCGGCTGGCCGGGGTGGATGCCCAGCCTGAACTGGAAGGCAGGCTGGTGGCGCGGATGCGCGGCCTCACGGAAGAAATCGACTTCATTCGCGACTGGAGAGTCGCCGCCAACGAACTGGATCGGCCGATCTGCTGGGACTACATCCTCGAGTCCAGCTTCGACGATGCCCAGGCCGTGCAGCGTTACCTGCCACACCCGGCGCACCAGGCCCTGGTCGCCGAGCTTAAACAGTACTTCGAGTGGGTAGCGGTGGATTACAGCGTCTAGACCTCTGATCAGCGCCCGGCTCGCTGACGGGGCCAGGCGCTATAACAAAAAAGATCCGGCATCACAGGTGCCGGGCGGAGTCGTACATGAACAAGAAAAAGAACTACCGCTGGACGATCCTGACCCTGTTGTTTCTGGCCATGATCATCAACTATGTCGATCGCGCTGCCTTGTCGATCGCCATGCCTTTCATCACCCAGGAATACCACCTCACGCCCGCCGAGAAGGGCATGATTTTCAGCAGCTTCTTCTTCGGTTACGCGCTGTTCTGTTTCGTCGGTGGCTACTTGGCCGACCGTTACGGCCCCAAACGCGTACTGACCTGGTCCATGAGCTTCTGGTCGGTGCTGTGTGGCTCTACCGCCCTGGCGTTCAACTTCTGGTCGCTGCTGATCGTTCGCGCCCTGTTCGGTGTAGGTGAAGGGCCGGTTTCGACCACGGCCAACAAGACAGTGAACAGCTGGTTCCCGATCAAGGAGCGTGCCCGCGCCATAGGTATCAACCAAGCGGGCGGCCCGTTGGGCGGCGCCTTGGCCGGTCCCATCGTCGGTTTCCTCGCGTTGTGGCTGGGCTGGCGAGTGGCCTTCGTGGTCATCGCAGT from Pseudomonas kermanshahensis carries:
- a CDS encoding BCCT family transporter, yielding MAKEHITETLDLGVTDPSKTAEARQDRHLEGKIDWIVFGITSILAIGFVIWGFISQASLAASASSAQSWVILNFGWFFVLTSTVFVIFVLWLAASRYGRIPLGRDGEAPEFRTVSWVAMMFSAGMGIGLMFFGVAEPLSHYVSPPPGSTTGQSSEAMQVAMATTLFHWTLHPWAMYAIVGLVIAYGTFRRGRSQLISTAFRPLIGKHANGPIGRVIDMMAIFATLFGSAASLGLGALQIAGGLEYNGWIESPGKLFYISIITLLTIAFVTSAVSGIGKGIQWLSNTNMVLALVLAVFVFLVGPTLLMLNLLPTSIGIYIKMLPEMMARTNASGGEQMDSWLAGWTVFYWAWWISWTPFVGMFIARISRGRTIRQFVTGVLLVPSLVSLVWFTIFGGAAIDALREGSFALVNGAVNSNHALYQLLDSYPLASVTSVLVMILVGIFFVSGADAASLVMGTLSEHGTTTPSRRTVIFWGALTGTVAAIMLAIGDPRDPGEALTGLQNLTIVVALPFVVVMVLLCLALYRDLRKDPMMLRHLRGTELIEKAVLYGAVKHGEEFYIVVQEKKSASKQAQPLADAELNG
- a CDS encoding Dabb family protein, whose protein sequence is MMRHIVLFRRLAGVDAQPELEGRLVARMRGLTEEIDFIRDWRVAANELDRPICWDYILESSFDDAQAVQRYLPHPAHQALVAELKQYFEWVAVDYSV
- a CDS encoding LysE family translocator — translated: MDSHSLLAFTLVAAIAIASPGPATLMAINNSLAHGQRSAVWSSLGNGSGLFCLSAAAMLGLGALLASSEVLFNAVKIIGAAYLFYLGARQLLKKGPMLESGAEAGVAKQRPTPMKLYKSAFLTAVTNPKATMFFTALFPQFIDQGAALLPQFLILTGIFVALSLVSLTLYAALASRAKGVLTRPSLSRWVSRVVGTTFIGFGAAILTMRRQAA
- a CDS encoding IclR family transcriptional regulator domain-containing protein, with protein sequence MKTGEGTAALEKALDVLQAIGATASGISQAALAEQVPLPRTTLYRIIATLVERGMIRRDPTRKVYRLGFKYLEMVRNAYLEPDLVAAASEELRALRDLTGETSYLAVLDGNQVLSLERCEGAHTQRSAASLGQGKPVYCTGQGKAILSALPAAARDEILKGLVLAPLTPLTITDRRRLLAELQITQTRGYALDDEEIRLGVRCVAAPIVDKQGQVRGALSVAGPAYRLTLERLTLLGPELAEAARRVGEQLRPDSAPQAAGELSVVPGPWAFHGAFPRWHAGQKRLYWADTLAPAIHCWDGHTSRQLTRLDLPVRGMELHPDGLLVAQAGGWSLVDWEGHEHPRQDLLGSRLLALATHPSGALWACAKTASGCLIGELSAEGELRHGWSLPEQVSAFRWDAKGSAVYALAPEAGDILLLQPGSSSVRRLASLPLGGGRLGGLALDSEGGVWTTQLDGWSVARFDADGNLDRMIGLPVPCPTDLCFGGEAGATLFITSARQALKLEALGNAPDSGCLLQMHTRV
- a CDS encoding DUF1289 domain-containing protein, with translation MAKDIDNPCVSLCQLNSELCVSCGRTREEIRKWRGMKRPEKMATVQRAATRMKAIVKKNAKRQNTD
- a CDS encoding ribonuclease activity regulator RraA, giving the protein MSVIHNYADAHESVSAKQVEVSDEVLAKLATCSSGSLTTQLFKRGFRQPALVGLRAMTRDVKPFAGRAFTMRFIPAREDIDTYSTMTTKPNDDNLQWVGVEQIQPGDVLVIDSRNDPAAASAGNILVTRLLARGAKAIVTDGALRDGSEIAAMNLPAYAREITATTRISYHHVADLQVPIGCAGVAVYPGDIIVGDADGLTVVPAHLAEEMAEVCSVQDDIEHYLAMRIAAGEALWGVYPPSPASVSDYHAWVAAGRPAIPSIITQQGA
- a CDS encoding nuclear transport factor 2 family protein — its product is MAEHKHAQLIRRYFAACNAGDYDQLVSCFTPDAVHYFPAGLPEIPWRSADTIARKWVWCVEQLGSQWTIEKILVSHDSDEAVIEWTHWKRKLGTAVRGDEWYLFDEQTGLIKEIRAYYASPAQQDVEINELVDFDYVGRGYHLEPKAR
- a CDS encoding aldehyde dehydrogenase (NADP(+)); translated protein: MTSHQDPNLAAIDAIVAKSAAAAHVWADASASQRATLLRGLADALEQHQPDLVAIADRESGLGEARLNGEVARTAFQLRGFATEVEAGVPYRRVDDAAVAGAPPAGRPRLSRIQRPLGPVAMFSASNFPFAFSVLGGDTASALAAGCPVVVKPHAGHPELSRAVFTLAAAVVRAQGLPEGLLTLAEAPNRAAGTYLVQHPSIAAVAFTGSYQGGKALWQAANARARPVPFFGELGSINPLVALPSALQHDSEGLAKTLAASITLGCGQFCTSPGVIVLLDSPLSQRFIAQLAEAIAPIRTHRMLTPGMQQGFEAAAASVAELARPLFAQQPEGAGPAPRLFATDAAAFIADAHLREEMFGPAALVVTAQSISQVADVLDAVGGTLTTTLWGLDADSEDNRRLLRAAQRVSGRVLFAGVPTGVAVCHAQQHGGPWPASTAPQTTSVGFAAIERFLRPVALQDAPAWVLG